Below is a genomic region from Candidatus Chlorobium masyuteum.
GAATCGCCATCATCAACTCTTTTGGCAATATTGCCGGTTATGTCAGTCCGGAGATGGCAGGAATCATTCGTGATGCAACAGGAGGGAGGATGACGATTGTACTGGCGCTCTTTTCCGCATCGCTCCTGACAGCGGCTCTCCTTACGCTTCTGGTGACCAGAGGTGAGGGCGGCCGCGGCGAGCGGAAGAACAGGGATTTATGATTTTTTCCGGTCATTCTCCTGATGGTGTCAGGGGTGGTATTTCTCTCAGCACTCTTTGGATTTCAGGCTTCAATACGGGTTAATTTTCAGCATCTGCATCAATGGCCGAAAGCTCATCAGTCAGCCGGGTGATGCGTGAGCTGTTTTTCTTTTTCTGCCCAGTGCATGGCTCCAAGTGATATGATGCTGAGTATGAAGAAGCCGGTGGTGAGGGGAAGCACGGTGCCGTTATAGCTCTGGCCGATTGCGGTGCCGACGATGAGTGAAATAAAGGTCGAGAGTGAGCCGACAATACCGGAACCGATACCGGCAATGCTGCCGAGGGTTTCCATGGCCAGTGCATTGAGGTTGCCGAAAAGAATGCCGGTACTGAAAAAGGTGAGAAACAGGTAGAGCATGAGCTGCCAGAGGGGGGGATGGTTCTCCTGCAGCAGAATCAGCAAAAGGAAGGCTACTGAAAGGGTGCCGATGGTCAGGAGCGCCTTTCTGGAGAGTGACTGCATGGAGTGATGCAGTAAAAGCCGGGCATTGACAAATGATGCGCTGCCAATCGAGAGTGCCAGAGCTGCAAAATAGAGCGGAAACCGTTCACCGAGAGCATACTCTTCCTGAAAAATCTGCTGTGCCGAGTTCAGGTAACCGAGAAAATAACCGGACACAAGACCGGCGGTTACGGTGTAACCGAGTGCGCTGCGGTTCTCAAGAATCGAGCGGATTGTAGCGGTCATCCGTTTAAACGAGAAGGGAATCCGGTTTTCCGGCTTCAGGGTTTCGGGTTGGCGGAGTGCAAACCAGGCAATCGAGAGGAGTGCAAAAACGAGAAAGGTGCCGAAGATTGCTCGCCAGCCTGAGAGCACTACTATTCCCTGCCCGATAGCCGGAGCGACAATCGGCACCAGAATAAAGACGGTCATGACAAATGACATGACACGGGCCATGGAACTGCCTTCGTACCGGTCGCGCACAATGGCAATGGAGACAATGCGGGGGCCCGCTGTTCCGAATCCCTGGAGGAACCTGCCTGCAAGCATGACCGGAAAGTTTTGTGCGACAAGCGAGAAGAGAGTGCCGGTGATGAAGAGCGCGTATCCCAGATAGATCGCCGGTTTTCGGCCGGTGCTGTCGGATATCGGGCCGTAGAGCAACTGGCCGGAGGCCATGCCGAGAAAGAGTATGGAGAGGATGAGCTGGTTTGTATTCTCCTCATGGACACCCAGCTCCTTGCCGATATCAGCGAGCGCAGGCAGCATGGTATCAATCGACAGGGCGACGAGTGACATCATCAGAGCCGTGAGTGTAATGAACTCCGCAAATCCCGGCTCGGCCCGTTTTTTACGCGCCATAGAGCTCCTTTTTATCGCTTCCGGACTTGTTACAGCGCTCTTTCATGTGTCAGCCGTAGAGCGGTTCCGCATGAATGATGACCCGGTATGCATCGGGCAGGGAGTGATAGATAGCCCCTTCAAGCTGGCTGGTGAGCGAGTGTACCTCCTCAAGCAGTGCTTCATCGTCAAATGAGCAGTGGAGGGTGATAAAGAGCTTGCCGGTGTCGGATTTGCGGATCAGGATATCGTGAACATCCTGAATTTTATTAATGCTTTCTGCAACGGTTACAATGGTTTCGCGTACAATGCTCTCCACTCCGGCAGGGAGGGCGGTGGTGCTGTGCTCCTCATTGCGAAGCGGATCGAGATGAATGCAGATATCAAGCTCTCCGTCGAACTCCCGGTGCAGCTCATCTTCAAGCGCGGTGACGGTATCGTGGGCCTCTTTTATGGTGAGCTGCTGGTCGATCTCGACATCAAACGTGATAAATTTTTTCTGCTCCGAAAGATTGGTCGAAATGTTATGGGCGTGCAGGTTGTGATTCAGGCCGATCACATGCACCCTTTCGGCGATGGTTTCGCTGTTGAGGGCAATCGGGCGGGTGTTGATAATCATATCGGCCAGGGTGAACTCTTCACGCACCTTTTGCTCGATTTCAGCGCAGATACGTTGTACTTTTTCAACAGAAAGTGTCCTGTTGACACTGACACCCATTTCCACAAATACCTGCGGTCCGCTGGGTTTTACCCTCAGTTTGTCAATAGCGATTACTCCGGCGACACTCATGGTCATCTCTTCAATCCGGTCCGCAAGCCCTTCAGGTGCA
It encodes:
- a CDS encoding multidrug effflux MFS transporter, yielding MARKKRAEPGFAEFITLTALMMSLVALSIDTMLPALADIGKELGVHEENTNQLILSILFLGMASGQLLYGPISDSTGRKPAIYLGYALFITGTLFSLVAQNFPVMLAGRFLQGFGTAGPRIVSIAIVRDRYEGSSMARVMSFVMTVFILVPIVAPAIGQGIVVLSGWRAIFGTFLVFALLSIAWFALRQPETLKPENRIPFSFKRMTATIRSILENRSALGYTVTAGLVSGYFLGYLNSAQQIFQEEYALGERFPLYFAALALSIGSASFVNARLLLHHSMQSLSRKALLTIGTLSVAFLLLILLQENHPPLWQLMLYLFLTFFSTGILFGNLNALAMETLGSIAGIGSGIVGSLSTFISLIVGTAIGQSYNGTVLPLTTGFFILSIISLGAMHWAEKEKQLTHHPAD
- a CDS encoding cation diffusion facilitator family transporter, whose product is MEHAHKKQQVAISSVVASLLLTAMKLIVGLLTGSIGIISEAAHSALDFGAASLTWYAVRMSGKPADSKHHYGHAKVESVSALIETGLLVVTSAWIIYAAIERLIAGTTEVEVTWYAFAVMAISIVVDISRSIALKKVAKETGSQALEADALHFSSDILSSAVVILGLFFVSLGIVWADAVAGIAVALVVLWAAFRLGKETIDVLTDAAPEGLADRIEEMTMSVAGVIAIDKLRVKPSGPQVFVEMGVSVNRTLSVEKVQRICAEIEQKVREEFTLADMIINTRPIALNSETIAERVHVIGLNHNLHAHNISTNLSEQKKFITFDVEIDQQLTIKEAHDTVTALEDELHREFDGELDICIHLDPLRNEEHSTTALPAGVESIVRETIVTVAESINKIQDVHDILIRKSDTGKLFITLHCSFDDEALLEEVHSLTSQLEGAIYHSLPDAYRVIIHAEPLYG